DNA sequence from the Spodoptera frugiperda isolate SF20-4 chromosome 15, AGI-APGP_CSIRO_Sfru_2.0, whole genome shotgun sequence genome:
ATAGATTTAGACTCAAATCGATTACTATTGATAGAATTTCAGTTTTTTAGGATTTTCCAATTTTACACTCACAAACTTAAATGGGTTTCTCCCCTCATATCTGTAAATTAAGGCAATTGGATAAACGTTGTAACTGAAATGATAACAAAAACGATGATATTAAAAGGTTTACATACTATCCAGATACTTAGCATTTATGAGAATACAACACATTTggttgcataataaaaaaaaaaatagttaaactaATCGTGCATATGGTAGATGTTAATCTCAGCATGACTTTTCAGTTCATTTCCGTTATACAGAAACACAACTTGCCATCTGTGTAAAACAATGTAAACTCAATAAAATCCTAAAATTCTTTATTGTGGATTACAGGTTTGTACATGATATAGGtctcaaaaaaagaaacagatCAGCCCCTGTTGGTATTTTGAGGAGACCAAATACAACATTCTAATATGTATTTAGCTGATGTAATCGTTGAAGGTAACGGTAGCAGGTGAAAAAAAACACAGGTCAAAATGTGAATGTAATATCTTCTTTAATTGGGTATTTACTGAATTAGATGATAAgctattgataaaaaaaatatacgtgacggaaaaaaatatctatttgcGATGATATAAATATCGGAATATGTTAATCGAACATCATTGTGTTCTCAACGAATCAATAACAACAACATGCGTGTCTTGGCTATCCTGGCCTTGTGCCTGGCTGCAGTAGCAGGTATGTGatggtaattttaataaaaatccaaattttgattttgattccAATGTATAAACGTAGTGAAGCAATAACTACCAATTGGCTTCCtcttgaatttaaaaatttactgCCCAAAAATACAATCCTCGTCTCTAGTTGGCGTCGAATAATTGTTGTCCTAGGACTAGGATACGTTACAATTCTTGCTGCATtttgaaaaatacataatatatatgtcTTTACGTATCTTTAACTTCACTGACATATTTAGTGACGCGTACTATACATCTATTTCGaaaagtcaaaaaaaaaaaatcaactagACTACTCGTTCCAATACTGAgcattatttagtaaataaaaatattgaaaatagtaataaataaaaatgccaaTTTCTTTTCAGCTGTCCCATCCAGCTCCCAAAGGATTGTGGGAGGATCGGTGACCACCATCAGCCAGTATCCCAGCATTGCTTCTCTGCTGTATACATGGAACTGGAGCAGCTACTGGCAGGCATGCGGTGGTACCATCCTCAACAACCGCTCCATCCTTACTGCCGCTCACTGcacaatgtatgtattttggaactgttaattagataataattagttaTGGATTTAATTGAAGAACaatgctcgaacttggcggacacactgccgtgtgtctagatttgtAAAGCATGTAGAGGAAGAATATTATCCATATAGTTCATCATAAAAAAACCTTTGCAGCGGTGACGCCGCAGGCAGATGGCGTATCCGCGTAGGCTCCACCTGGGCCAACAGCGGTGGTGTCGTTCACAACGTCGCCCAGAACATCGTCCACCCTCAATACAATCAAGGAGGTCGTTACAACAATGACATCGCTATCCTCCGCTCCGCCTCCACGTTCTCCTTCAACAACAATGTTCAGGCTGCTTCCATCGCTGGTGCCAACTACTACCCTGGTGACAACCAGGCTGCCTGGGCTGCTGGATGG
Encoded proteins:
- the LOC118274665 gene encoding trypsin CFT-1-like isoform X2; this translates as MRVLAILALCLAAVAAVPSSSQRIVGGSVTTISQYPSIASLLYTWNWSSYWQACGGTILNNRSILTAAHCTIGDAAGRWRIRVGSTWANSGGVVHNVAQNIVHPQYNQGGRYNNDIAILRSASTFSFNNNVQAASIAGANYYPGDNQAAWAAGWGDTYAGSNAGSEQLRHVQVVVINQNHCRNQYANTIYTITDNMLCSGWPNGGRDQCQGDSGGPLYHNGIVVGVCSFGIGCAQAQYSGVNARVSRYTSWISANA